The following proteins are encoded in a genomic region of Takifugu rubripes chromosome 9, fTakRub1.2, whole genome shotgun sequence:
- the mical3a gene encoding protein-methionine sulfoxide oxidase mical3a isoform X1: MGDRSSGATGRDGANHSHVLFDNFVQASTCKGTLKAFQELCDHLDVKPTESRIFYHKLKSKLNYWKAKALWAKLDKRACQKEYKKGRACANSKCLIIGAGPCGLRTAIELALLGAKVVLLEKRDAFSRNNVLHLWPFAIQDLRGLGAKKFYGKFCAGAIDHISIRQLQLMLLKMALLLGIEIHVNVEFKGLVEPPEDQETEKIGWRAEVHPRTHPVNELEFDVIIGADGRRNTLPGFRRKEFRGKLAIAITANFINRNTTAEAKVEEISGVAFIFNQKFFQDLREATGIDLENIVYYKDDTHYFVMTAKKQSLLEKGVILHDYADTELLLSRANVDQAALLSYACEAADFSTNHQLPTLDFAINHYGQPDVAMFDFTCMYASENAAMVRQRQGHNLLVALVGDSLLEPFWPMGTGIARGFLAAMDSGWMVRSWAQGKTPLEVLAERESIYRLLPQTTPENVNKNFSQYSLDPITRYPNVSLHFLKPSQVRHLYDTGESREIRMEIENVINSSTPKLARNENCLLAKQSQESIARSSKLLSWCQRQTEGYRNVRVTDLTMSWKSGLALCALIDRYRPDLIDFESLDEKDYEQNNQLAFDVAEREFGISPCMTGKEMSSVVEPDKLSMVMYLSQFYEMFKDTVPPGDNHNLSPEEKAALIASTKSPISLLSKLGQSIAISRKRNPKDKKEKDVDSLGKRRKTSQSEEEETSRGVCDDRSSVPAVLSEKKMDSSNHNKVKVMATQLLAKFEENAPAPQAGLKRQARSEADQPSSSRSCPKKTILLPSSASSLSLRSEEWIPLPLSDPEPIHIPSIQERAECLISRFKGKSDRPPKPKKKPSRFFIEQWKSSCGPTEGPGSKPSSHNFPKEEGARPLLSDSHAPLYVLSIQERAEQLASQFEGKPVGLQPKKNPSRYFMEQWLQAQPSPDSSPQSSDSLRQHCVRMYTGGVSSLTQQITHQLKSLESPKPLLEKKDRGSLRKEFPTNIGGSDVCFFCHKRVYVMERLSAEGKFFHRSCFKCEYCGTTLRLSSYAFDVEDGKFYCKPHYCYRVSGYAQRKRPAPSPPPVADQENQVPQAGMAAVDAPGRVTVAEAAPAIQLPASVPEVNGLQEPTLAKRLRGTPERIELENYRLSLQREEELEEVPEETLAEHNLSSVLDKVTDADLGSSSSESDMEDEQEEQDQEEEEEEAEQPPASPSDLGGVPWKEAVELHAKLRGSHGAEGEAGADTVSGDGELEEEEDDEEEEEEDEEEEEEDSSEEGDYCPWDRELQSGLWLEKHLTDEEDIGTFKAKNLRVQQLLQPLDPLADPVVARTHLDSEGGLAASASQLSHPSEHTLPSSTAPAHTSAHHEAVRVWLESVSGELCEEEEAEADSQDMEPGTEMDQEDIPSDAEAEARLHQSECADGHPEEDGTSESLRMSSSVEASITGPMPKEDVPSPAKAPELGTQMPLLKPPGGRFFPEPFLPDEGTAERMTPSPSRVIKSPLNLSPVPARDPSPACSPTFPVAVPSTPPVSVPTSLSLSLTAKSPVERVADSPNLSPVKSPVNSPIRSQPTSLLESCTSKTPVYPQRSICPLTGNPLSPICSQSLPCQEPSSPLTSDSPVRTQPVPGLTSTPMNKAEDRKQPDDSSEEETPSKKTDIIEEFWLKSAEIRKSLGLTPLDRSSKILEKSVIKDPAPVKTQSPEVSKEQKSVLTGHAVIHRLNITLEGQVITPLVPAEPKSNSSDKKYLSSSSGLGLNGRSMASRTANSEGYNTSDSAMLTPPSSPPPPVPANQSPAVLRQKKHLVTWSNGAEKTPSELAKEPADRKLSPPPIKNPVSAPQRVSTPQADKEAAPVVVVMREKKKKPRPSEVRKSFVETVEEIPFADDVEESCDERMPDTSMNKYYTPPTSKPSRPPLHLALAMENGKPNIPVSPTSKTQTAIQFSPEAREIAEERIKAREQSVKSQALKDAMAKQLNKMREADTDKGVSPKVAWNVMPNPSGKSKNSAGPQKTSATKGVDSKKAETLPERFFSSNKSLDSSVASSDGSTTSKSKKRSSLFSPRKNKKEKKAKNDSSRLSGAEETPPKHKSLWKAVFSGYKKDKKKKDEKSCPSTPSSSSTTQDSGKKKISPPGRSSDLKASQNLSFSEDSDLSFDDVLEKSSQKSKPSRHTDIFDLVSGMQQEAIKEEKLVRETRRELKEKKFAKERQKRREWEKRVERGKDDESVYVPHALAFKRSYATKKTYTEEELDAKLTRRVQRAIRRQAKQEELKRLHRAQIIQRQLEQVEEKQRQLEERGVAVEKALRGEAGVNKGTYTLPKQHKRRSDYWGDSNYSEILDLHLGVETFARIQSRRPLSFCPCWSPEGMGKKDDPKLMQEWFKLVQEKNALVRYESELMIFARELELEDRQSRLQQELRERMAVEDHLKTEKELAKEKQILNEMLEVVEQRNDLVALLEEQRLQEKEEDKDLEAVMLSKGLGLNWV; encoded by the exons ATGGGGGATCGAAGCTCGGGTGCAACTGGACGAGATGGAGCGAACCACTCCCACGTCCTGTTTGACAACTTCGTCCAGGCGAGCACCTGCAAGGGCACCCTCAAGGCCTTCCAGGAACTGTGCGACCACCTGGACGTCAAGCCCACTGAATCCAGGATCTTCTACCATAAGCTCAAGTCCAAGCTTAACTACTGGAAGGCCAAAGCGCTCTGGGCAAAGTTAGACAAGAGGGCATGCCAGAAGGAGTACAAGAAGGGCCGTGCCTGTGCCAACTCGAAG TGTCTAATTATCGGCGCTGGACCATGCGGCCTGCGCACAGCCATCGAACTGGCTCTCCTTGGGGCCaaggtggttctgctggagaAGAGAGATGCCTTCTCACGGAACAACGTGCTGCATCTCTGGCCCTTTGCAATCCAGGACCTCAGGGGCCTCGGTGCCAAGAAGTTCTATGGAAAGTTCTGTGCGGGTGCTATTGATCATATCA GTATTCGTCAGCTCCAACTGATGCTGCTCAAAATGGCTCTCCTGCTGGGCATTGAGATCCATGTCAATGTCGAGTTCAAGGGTCTTGTTGAACCCCCAGAAGATCAAGAGACTGAAA AAATTGGTTGGAGAGCTGAGGTCCACCCCAGGACACACCCTGTCAATGAGCTGGAGTTTGATGTCATCATTGGAGCAGATGGAAGGAGAAACACGCTCCCAG GTTTTCGGCGCAAGGAGTTCCGAGGAAAGCTGGCCATCGCCATCACTGCCAACTTCATCAACAGGAACACGACGGCGGAGGCCAAGGTTGAGGAGATCAGCGGGGTGGCATTCATCTTCAACCAGAAATTCTTTCAAGACCTCAGAGAAGCGACAG GAATTGACCTGGAAAACATCGTCTACTACAAGGACGACACGCACTACTTTGTCATGACCGCAAAGAAGCAGAGCCTGCTGGAGAAGGGAGTCATCCTGCAT GACTACGCAgacactgagctgctgctgtccaggGCTAACGTGGACCAGGCCGCACTGCTGTCTTATGCCTGTGAGGCTGCTGATTTCTCCACCAACCACCAGCTGCCCACGCTGGACTTTGCCATCAACCACTACGGGCAGCCGGATGTGGCCATGTTCGACTTCACCTGTATGTACGCTTCTGAAAACGCCGCCATGGTGCGCCAGCGCCAGGGCCACAACCTCCTGGTGGCGTTGGTCGGCGACAGCCTGTTGGAG ccgttCTGGCCCATGGGCACCGGTATCGCTCGTGGTTTCCTGGCAGCCATGGACTCGGGCTGGATGGTGAGGAGCTGGGCTCAGGGAAAAACCCCTCTTGAGGTGCTGGCTGAGAG GGAGAGTATATACCGTCTCCTGCCCCAGACGACACCAGAAAATGTCAACAAGAACTTCAGTCAGTACAGCTTGGATCCAATAACCCGGTACCCCAATGTTAGCCTTCACTTCCTGAAACCCAGCCAG GTGAGACACCTCTATGACACGGGAGAGTCCCGGGAAATCCGCATGGAAATTGAGAATGTGATCAACTCCTCGACTCCCAAGCTGGCCAGGAATG AAAATTGTCTGCTTGCCAAGCAGTCCCAAG AATCCATCGCTCGATCCAGTAAGCTGCTGAGCTGGTGCCAGAGGCAAACGGAGGGATACCGGAATGTCAGAGTCACGGACCTCACCATGTCCTGGAAGAGCGGCCTGGCCCTGTGCGCCCTCATTGACCGATACAGGCCGGACCTCAT TGACTTTGAATCCCTGGATGAGAAAGACTATGAGCAGAACAACCAGCTCGCCTTTGATGTGGCCGAGAGGGAGTTTGGCATCTCGCCGTGCATGACTGGCAAAGAGATGTCGTCTGTGGTGGAACCTGACAAGCTGTCAATGGTCATGTACCTCAGCCAGTTCTATGAGATGTTTAAGGACACAGTGCCACCCGGAG ATAACCACAACTTGAGTCCAGAGGAAAAGGCGGCACTCATAGCCAGCACCAAGTCTCCCATCTCATTACTCAGCAAACTCGGTCAAAGCATAGCCATTTCAAGGAAAAGGAATCCAAAG GACAAAAAAGAGAAGGATGTTGATAGTttggggaagagaaggaaaaccaGCCAgtcagaggag GAGGAGACCTCCAGGGGCGTCTGCGATGACAGGTCCTCCGTCCCTGCCGTCCTATCTGAGAAGAAAATGGACTCCTCCAACCACAACAAAGTCAAGGTCATGGCCACTCAGCTCCTCGCCAAGTTTGAGGAGAACGCACCAGCACCGCAAGCAGGGCTGAAACGCCAG GCCAGAAGTGAGGCGGATCAGCCGTCCAGCTCCCGAAGCTGCCCAAAGAAAACcattcttctcccctcctccgcttcctcgctctctctccgcTCAGAG GAGTGGATCCCGCTGCCCCTGAGTGACCCGGAACCCATTCACATACCCAGCATACAGGAGAGGGCCGAGTGCCTCATCTCCAGGTTTAAGGGCAAAAGCGACCGACCACCAAAG CCTAAGAAAAAGCCATCCCGATTCTTTATAGAGCAGTGGAAATCGTCCTGCGGCCCGACTGAAGGTCCAGGTTCAAAGCCGTCCTCTCACAATTTTCCCAAAGAG gaggGTGCTCGGCCTCTGCTGTCTGACAGTCATGCGCCCTTATATGTGCTTAGTATTCAGGAGAGGGCAGAGCAACTTGCCTCTCAGTTTGAGGGCAAGCCGGTGGGTCTTCAG CCTAAGAAAAATCCTTCACGCTATTTTATGGAACAGTGGCTCCAGGCCCAGCCTAGCCCCGATTCTTCACCTCAATCCTCTGACTCTTTGCGACAG CATTGTGTGAGGATGTACACAGGTGGAGTCAGCTCATTGACTCAGCAGATAACCCATCAGCTTAAGTCTCTGGAAAGTCCTAAGCCCCTCCTCGAAAAGAAGGACCGG GGCTCCCTCAGAAAAGAGTTCCCCACCAACATCGGCGGCAGCGACGTGTGCTTTTTCTGCCATAAACGCGTGTACGTGATGGAGCGGCTCAGCGCGGAGGGCAAGTTTTTCCACCGCAGCTGCTTCAAATGCGAGTACTGCGGCACCACGCTGCGACTGTCCTCCTACGCTTTTGATGTGGAGGACG GGAAGTTTTACTGCAAGCCGCACTACTGTTACCGCGTGTCGGGCTACGCTCAGAGGAAACGgcccgccccctcccctcctcctgtcgCTGATCAG GAGAACCAGGTGCCCCAAGCTGGAATGGCGGCAGTGGACGCCCCTGGAAGGGTGACGGTGGCAGAGGCGGCCCCCGCTATCCAGCTCCCAGCCTCAG TGCCGGAAGTCAATGGCCTGCAGGAGCCCACCCTGGCCAAGCGTCTGCGGGGGACGCCGGAGCGCATTGAGCTGGAGAATTACCGTCTGtccctgcagagggaggaagagctggaggaggtgccTGAGGAGACGCTGGCAGAGCACAACCTCAGCAGCGTGCTGGACAAGGTCACAGACGCCGACCTGGGCTCCAG TAGCTCAGAGTCAGACATGGAGGATGAACAAGAGGAGCAGGatcaagaggaggaggaagaggaggcggagcagcCGCCTGCCAGCCCGTCGGACCTTGGCGGCGTGCCCTGGAAAGAGGCCGTTGAGCTTCATGCCAAACTGAGGGGCAGCCATGGTGCGGAGGGGGAGGCCGGGGCGGACACAGTCAGCGGAGATGGAGAattagaggaagaggaggacgacgaagaagaggaggaggaagacgaagaggaagaagaggaggactcGAGTGAAG aggggGACTACTGCCCCTGGGATAGGGAGCTCCAGTCAGGCCTTTGGCTGGAGAAGCACCTCACAGATGAAGAGGATATTGGTACTTTTAAAG CCAAGAACCTTCGAGTCCAGCAGCTATTGCAGCCTTTGGATCCCCTGGCTGATCCAGTTGTGGCAAGAACACATCTGGACTCCGAGGGTGGTCTGGCGGCCTCAGCCTCCCAACTCTCCCACCCCTCTGAGCACACACTACCCTCCTCCACAG CCCCCGCCCACACATCCGCCCATCACGAAGCCGTGCGAGTCTGGTTGGAGTCCGTGTCTGGAG AGctctgtgaggaagaggaagctgaagcAGACAGTCAAGATATGGAACCTGGTACAGAGATGGATCAAg AAGACATCCCTTCAGATGCTGAGGCAGAGGCACGTTTGCATCAGTCGGAATGTGCGGACGGGCATCCAGAGGAAGACGGGACTTCGGAAAGTCTGAGAATGTCTTCCAGTGTCG aagCGTCAATCACCGGTCCGATGCCTAAAGAAGATGTTCCCTCACCGGCCAAAGCCCCTGAGCTAGGAACACAG ATGCCCTTGCTGAAGCCTCCTGGGGGCCGTTTCTTCCCTGAACCGTTCCTTCCTGACGAAGGCACAGCAGAAAGGATGACTCCTTCACCTTCGCGGGTTATCAAGAGCCCACTTAACCTGTCACCTGTTCCCGCACGCGATCCCTCTCCGGCCTGTTCCCCTACATTCCCTGTCGCCGTGCCTTCTACTCCCCCTGTCAGCGTTCCCACTTCTCTGAGTTTGAGTCTGACTGCCAAATCTCCAGTCGAACGCGTTGCAGACTCTCCAAACCTGTCCCCCGTCAAGTCGCCCGTGAACTCCCCGATTCGCTCCCAGCCCACATCCCTACTAGAGTCTTGCACATCCAAGACTCCTGTCTACCCTCAGCGCTCCATTTGCCCCCTCACCGGGAACCCCCTCTCACCAATCTGCTCCCAATCTCTGCCCTGTCAGGAGCCATCGTCACCCCTCACATCTGATTCTCCTGTCAGAACACAGCCAGTCCCCGGGCTGACCTCCACTCCTATGAACAAAGCCGAGGACAGGAAGCAACCTGACGATTCCTCGGAGGAAGAAACACCCTCCAAAAAGACGGATATTATTGAGGAGTTCTGGTTAAAGAGTGCTGAGATCAGGAAGAGCCTCGGCCTGACTCCTTTAGACCGCAGCAGTAAGATCCTGGAGAAGAGTGTCATTAAGGACCCTGCCCCTGTCAAGACCCAATCTCCAGAGGTGTCTAAGGAGCAGAAGTCGGTTTTAACCGGCCACGCCGTCATTCACAGGCTCAACATCACCCTTGAGGGTCAGGTCATTACCCCCCTCGTCCCCGCCGAACCCAAGAGCAACTCCTCGGACAAAAAGTacctcagcagcagctctggtctGGGGCTGAATGGGAGGTCGATGGCGAGCCGGACCGCAAACAGCGAAGGCTACAACACATCTGACTCCGCGATGCTCACCCCGCCCTCCAGCCCGCCGCCGCCCGTGCCTGCCAATCAGTCTCCAGCTGTGCTCAGGCAGAAGAAGCATCTGGTGACCTGGAGTAATGGAGCAGAGAAGACTCCCTCTGAGCTTGCCAAAGAGCCGGCTGACAGGAAACTGTCCCCTCCGCCAATCAAGAACCCAGTTTCTGCACCCCAGAGGGTCTCCACGCCTCAGGCCGATAAAGAAGCGGCTCCGGTGGTGGTCGTcatgagggaaaagaaaaaaaagccacgGCCATCGGAAGTGAGGAAATCCTTTGTGGAGACGGTGGAGGAGATTCCGTTTGCTGACGACGTGGAGGAAAGCTGCGACGAAAGAATGCCCGACACGAGCATGAACAAGTACTACACCCCGCCGACGAGCAAGCCCAGCCGACCTCCACTGCACCTGGCCCTGGCGATGGAGAACGGTAAGCCCAATATTCCTGTCAGCCCAACCTCGAAGACCCAGACGGCGATTCAGTTCTCCCCGGAGGCCAGAGAGATCGCCGAGGAGAGGATCAAAGCCAGAGAACAGTCTGTCAAGAGTCAAGCCCTGAAGGACGCCATGGCCAAGCAGCTGAACAAAATGAGGGAAGCCGACACGGACAAAGGCGTCTCCCCGAAGGTGGCGTGGAACGTCATGCCAAATCCCTCCGGCAAAAGCAAAAACTCCGCCGGACCTCAGAAGACGTCAGCCACAAAAGGTGTTGATTCAAAGAAGGCGGAGACTTTGCCCGAGCGCTTCTTCAGCAGCAATAAGAGCCTGGACAGCTCCGTGGCCTCGTCAGACGGTTCTACCACCAGCAAGAGCAAGAAGAGGAGCTCGCTCTTCTCCCCGCGCAAAaacaagaaggagaagaaggccaAGAACGACAGCAGCAGGCTGTCCGGCGCCGAGGAGACGCCGCCTAAACACAAGTCGCTGTGGAAGGCGGTCTTCTCTGGGTAcaagaaggacaagaagaagaaggacgAGAAATCGTGTCCCAGCACAccgtcctccagctccaccactcAGGATTCTGGGAAGAAAAAGATCTCGCCTCCCGGGAGGTCATcag ACTTGAAGGCCAGCCAGAACCTGAGCTTCTCCGAGGACTCGGATCTGTCCTTTGACGACGTTCTGGAGAAGTCCTCCCAGAAGTCGAAGCCGTCT CGACACACGGACATCTTTGACCTGGTATCAGGGATGCAGCAGGAGGCAAtaaaggaggagaaactggTCAGAGAGACAAGGAGGGAGTTGAAGGAGAAAAAGTTTGCaaaagagaggcagaaacgGAGAGAGTGGGAGAAGCGGGTTGAGCGGGGGAAGGACGATGAG TCTGTGTATGTCCCTCATGCACTGGCGTTCAAGAGATCGTACGCCACAAAG AAAACCtacacagaagaagagctggaTGCCAAGCTGACCCGAAGAGTCCAGAGAGCCATCCGACGGCAAGCcaagcaggaggagctgaagaggcTGCATAGAGCTCAG ATCATCCAGAGGCAgttggagcaggtggaggagaagcagaggcagctggaggagaggggagtAGCTGTGGAGAAAGCGCTGAGAGGAGAAGCAG GGGTGAATAAAGGTACTTATACTTTACCCAAACAGCACAAAAGAAGATCAG ACTATTGGGGAGATTCTAATTACAGTGAAATCCTGGACTTGCATCTGGGCG